The DNA region caggcagcacttgccagttcTTATGCTATGACGTCATCCAAATTTCAACACTTGCAccgatgaagggctagtgttgcccgaaagctctgctaatttttctggctgttttactttatcgttttgatttagcttttttttttatatctctattgagatccagccactgatacccacagcattgtcattttttcagtaatttgccttttgatttataccttattgttttattatcctTTACAGAATTATCTGTATCGGTATAACCAACTATAATCATAGGCAAGACGTCTATGGGTTGGGTCATTCTATAAAATTTATCTTGTATTCATtgtatagataaataaatataaagcaACAAGCCCATTTATCGCATGTAAACAGACTTTTCTTGCAAACAACTCACAGTTGCCCTTTCCTGGGACGGATCCATGGGTTGCCCTTTGGGGTGCGATCCCCTTTTGATAGGTAAAATTAAAGTATGAACTCCTTTTTGACAgactataaaaagaaaaattctGGATCTGCCCCTCTCAATCAAGCTTGTCatattttggttttaaaaaagtaaacaatatttacagtaaagtaattttttattttctataaaaaatacatacaatggaataatttataAAACTGTATAATCTCACACTCAATGAAATAACTAACACTTAGGGAAAGGTTCCagcaatataaacaaattgcaCTAATATGCCAAGACAAGGTACATTAACTGAAAATAGTTGCATAGGCCTGAAAAATCATTAGTTTATTTGCTTTCAAACACTGCCCCAATTCTACTTAAAAAACGGGCAGCAGACAACATGCCTTTTGTAAAAAAGTTTTTGTTCAGGCATTCAACTGGTACATGATTTAAAATGTATCTAAATGTTGTACAGTAAGTAAAATATGCTGAATGCTAGTGAAAACGATACTGTCGAGCtggttttaaatttatgtaaGTTTTCTTCATTTCTTCTGACTCACGAGGGCGCATATCAACATACCTCTCACCTCGTGTTGACACAACTTGGTTACCAATGTAACGTACACGTTTCTTCTCATCCTATTGATGTTAACAAAATAGTAACAAAATACTTCAGAAACTCTGATTTGGGAGGGAGAcaccttttttttgtaaaactagtttgatagtgtagacagacctttagacATTATACAAACCTCTTTTTGCACTAGTGGTCGATGATCTATCTTATCATCATCAGTATCAACATATGAATATTTCtgtaatatattttctttaagtTTAGTTTCATAATTTTCAGAGTGTGTTTTATATCTTGTTGATGTTGTCATCTGTAAGAAATCATAAAGCAATATAAGTCAGGGCtacagtacaataaaaacatGTGTAAAAATATGTCTTGAAAATGAACATCTCAAATGGATAAAAATGTGGTCACTATTGTGAAATTATGAAGAGGAACAAATTTTGATCTATCATAAAAATGATGATACAATACAACTTGTTGCATCTAAAAGCCCTAGGACAAAAAAATATCAGCCAGTCCAAAAAACAATCTTATTGCATAAAGAAATGCGCGAGATTTGAATACAAGATATATAGAAATTCATTCATCAGAAAACACCTACAAaccaacaaaaacaattacaaagtgtcacatcACTCTCGTACAGTATACTGACAAGCATTCATTTAGATAAAAGCTGttacaaaacctattttttTGAGAGATGATGGGTTATCGGTAACGTCTACCGCTACATAACACCTCAAATATGCATGGAATGAGTAGATTCTACATGTGCAAATTCATATCCTACCTGTTGTTTAAGTTTTTCTGATTCTCCTGTGTCCTGTCTTAGTAGCATCAACTGTGCTGCTTTCTCTACTTCTCCCTCTGCCATTGATAAACAATGCTTTACTTCCAATTGGCAAGAAGCGGGAAACATTTCTAATAACAAACGCATATTCTCCTCAATAGATGAAtgctaaaattaaaaatagttggttttaaaaaatgtattaacacAGGTccacactttttaaatatttttttgtactgtattagTATATTACCTTTTCGTCTACTTCTTCTGACACAATCTCTGTATCATTTAACTTTGAATTTTTTCTATCATCTGTTGCATCACATGACGGCAATATAAACAGCTCAGGTGTTTCTGAGGATATCTGAGGTGTGTTtactgtaatataaaaaaaaatatatataaaaagtatgaAAATAATGTAGGTTGGGcagcgttgccagcgataaaatttaaaatatgccgtatcctgtctcaaataatgccagattgggaaaaataatgccagatccccaaaatgtggccctaaacagcgccaccaacggttgtatgtctaataaacgtttgtaaaaccccaactgacacaaaatagggcctaaattgtatccctatgtcgttcaaaaattgtatttttagttttgtgagtaataactaataattctaaaaatatctggggtgcgaaaatggtaattgcaaatgacaCAAACACCAATCCACGAACccttctcccccccccccccaccccccacaaaaaacctgttacagccatggaaatttagaatttttgagctgaaatatgagagctgctcgatctttgcacttaatttcaaatatgaaaggatcttagcccaccataattagaaaatggcaattataatttaaaataggaaaaatatatattaagtgtctccaggacctcagtcCCACCGTGGTtgataagaaaattttgaaaaattctgatggccggaaatgccacttaatttaaaatatgaaataaaaatatatttattagtgtctccaggatcttagcccaccatagttcgaaaatggcaattataattgaaaataggaaatcaaaataattatatattaaaaaagtgtctccaggacctcagccccaccatggttgggactGAGGTACAAACATTTGGAAAATAGAGCTACTCGATGGCCGGAAATTGCACTTAATTtcagatatgaaataaaaatatatttattagtacctccaggatcttagcccaccatagttcgaaaatggcaattataattttaaataggaaataaaaatatatattaagtgtctccaggacctcagctcCACCATGGCTGgtgctgaggtaagaaaattttgaaaaatagagctgctcaatgggcgaaaatggcacttaatttcaaatatgaaataaaaatatatttattagtacctccaggatcttagcccatcatagttttgaaaatggcaattataatttaaaataggaaataaaaatatatattaagtgtctccatgacctcagccccaccatggttggggctgaggtaaaaaaaattggaaaaatagagctgctcgatgggcggaaatggcacttaattttaaataaaaattacctcgCCCACATGGTCACTACTGGGgctgagaggtgaagaacatttggaaaaatagggttgctacgacgatgcaaatggaacataatttgaaatatggaaaacaaattctcctagaagaaattctttttaaaattagagcttATAGTTACTGGAAATTGCCATTTCAAGGGTTGGGGTAGGGGTGCGGccacttataattatgaactgaaacaacaaaacccctttcataatgttttcgttaaattgtctctatatctggggatccaataacctgcatggtctctgaaatagagcaacataattggccaatagctagcctcttcggatttgttgtgctgcctatatcgcacacacggtagttttcgagcagccttcctatccgaagagtcTATTTAAGTCCGAAACAaaaggatggaagaactattgtacggaaaacccgaacagatctgttttgtacgatatgatattgtgtaaggtgATATGTACCCGGGGatatgtattaaattgcaagattaaacaaaatattttatttttgttctgtggtatattatttttttggttgttcaaaaaacacaaaattatgccagattatgctaaaaacggctaaataatgccgcggcattatgccagatgccgtgggcctctaaataatgccaaaaagcataataatgccaaAAATGGCAACTATGAGGTTGGgaaataattaaatgtcaaaGGTGTCAAAGGTATCAAGTTTGCTGTTCAATTTACCTTCTTCCTGATCTTTTGATTTAAACTGCTCAGCAACATGAAATATCCATTTACAAACTTCTTCTCTAAATAATttataacagaaaaaaaactgTGAGATAAAAAAGATGAATAGTCATTTGATTAAAGGATTTTGGGTTAcatgatattaaaattaaatactcTATTGAACTCTCTTGAACAAGAGTGTCCTTATGCGAGTTTATATTTGTTACACACAGTGGCACTGAGCAATCACAGTCTGTTGTTGCCTGATCATGTAAACTCTGAATCAAAGACAGAGTTTTTCCCTTTTGAATGGTTTACATTAGGTCTTACTGTAGCCTTCCTCCCGCTAAAGGttggtgtgttataaaacaaataataaatgttttatattagtGCAATAAGTTCATTCGgtaaaacatgaaaatttgGTATTATTTTCACTTGGCTTTGCTTCATGAAAATATAATCTTTCATCTTTTACTGTcctcattattatattaaattattggtaccatcgcactcataaattaataatttgggAACATATACATTCGTACATTTTCCTATGGTTTTGTACATTTCTTACCtttcaatgtttttaaaacctgtAATATAAGCATCCATCATTTCAATAAAATCGTCCACAGCAAAATCATCCTCACTACCAATATCTTCTAGGATTGATGAAACATAGTCCAGAACAATCTCATCTACAGAACTGAAGTAAAATAAAAGccattattatcattgtataaaaatatgtttagatTTGTTGTGTATAATACTAAATACTATAATCAAGCAGATTagagaaaacaaaattgtatataattttgtCTTACTGATAAGTATTTTTACCTGAGGGAGTTGTAGATGAAATGCTTCTTAGCAAATATCACAAGTTTGtcttcaatattaaaattttcaCTTGCCAtcttaaaaaattattaaaaaaaatattgttagaaaaaagaaatacaaacttttataatgtttgttatcatagtaggcctaaaattattgtaaaaacGGTTGCAAAATAAGTTAAAATATGTTatcatactgtatatgaaattataataatgaatattgtgggctaggcctagctagcctttaAGTAGCATGGCCAGGTCAGGCAAGGCCCAGCCACATGCATAGCATGCAGCAGCCATCATCATATCAGGCTCAGCAGAGAGGGTagaactagggcctaggctaggccctagttcTACCCTCTCTGctgagcctagcctagcctaggcctactacctgaTATACAACTTACAACTAGAAAAAAGTATCACTTCTTCCTACACAACTGACCCTACCTATCTAGTCTAGCGATGaagtttatttcattttattaattaacattataCTTACTTTACCTATCtaaggcctagaggcctagcctaggggtCTAGAAATAATCTCAAATCAAACGATATGCCGCGCtcaagaaaaaccaaaacaaaccaAATTGTATGGTGCGCTGTTGCTGCATTTAACACTGTTGTTATCATCAGTACCTCTGTGAACCACATTCACGAACATAACACCCATTAAATAATGCACTCGTCCACCTGTAATAAAACACATGGTACATGTCTCTGTTGACTTGACAAATAGGAGAAGTCTCCGAAGTTTTGTTGTTGGTTTTGTTTTGTTCGTCACTAGAAATGTTACGAAGAAGTCTGATCTGGGTAGGcattattaatagagatataCAAAACGAGAATAAACATAGATAGCgcatagcctagctaggcctaacttaACTAGGaataggccaagttgagccgccgacaagttgagccgccgccagaaaaacgttattttctatgaaacgccaaatgcttactttcgccggtgctcgtttctatttaatagaagttctatttatattaattattagatataacgatgtatatttcaaagtttatatatcacggtttttagtatatattattaaatattataattaaagagaaataattatgaatatctgacttgtagattctaaaatataaggcctaaaacatgaccgaaaatgatcgtttttagccaaaaatgacgtaaacatgttgcccccccccccttaggcggcagttgtatgaactaggcctactccatttttcggtaaaataattgcataaaatcaccgttttttagtaaaatattttgtgtattaacattgtaaaattcaataaaatatgatattattattaaaagatagtagataaaaaacaataattatttaacctcattcgaagagtatcaatactctattagtcctgagagacaacgtgattttacacgagaaaaatattatggagtgcactgcatttttaccttgaaagattaaaaacaattaaattattaaatatgactactttcctttgctgtgttgttatggcGGTTCAACCgacaaaattgtagtatgtaattattatttattttcatgacacaataaacctaaagaccatgaacttatgtactaggacacccctctatcactacgcgaaatgtcgtaaaagacgcactgggcgtttcatagaaattaccggcggctcaacttgtcggcggcccaaccggtcatatcccctTAACTAGAGGAGTTGActttaggttaggctaggcctagtctagcctGGCCAAGCCAGGCCTCCTCGCTCGAGGAATCATCTAGCCTGAATAACTCACCTGGAAATTCCTCTTTCCACTACTGCATGTTGGGGTAGGTTTACAGGTTGTTGTAAACGAGCTTGGTTGGTTGGTTTTGCTGAACAAGCCAATGTTATTTATAgacctaggcctactccatgtAATTAGAGTGGGTGGGAGGGGAGGCCTAATATactaatgataaaatatttttttaagatTTGACTTTTTTTCTTTCATCATGTGAATTTGATTATCCACTCTAGGTTGTTGCACAAAGATGGATGAGTAGTGAGCCTACAAGAGTAGAAAAATGTGAGTTTGACATTTATACAGTTGTTGTATGAATGTACCATTGCATTACAAGTCCACAAAATACCACACCAAGAATTAGAGAGCAACTGCTagattattgtattttattccAAAGGTCGAACCAAGAGCGCCACTGTGACGTGTACGGTATACAATTTGTTTGAGGTCCACATTTTTTCCTAAAgaaataattgttataaatgTTTGCTATTTACAGCGGTGAATAAAGTTGTGTTGATAGGAAGAATTGGAAGAGAACCAGAGATGAGGGGTAGTCAGGAGAATCCATGCACAGCATTTCCCTTAGCCACATCAGAAAATTTCAAAGATAAAACTGGTGAGGTtctattttatgatattttccCCCTCCTCtctctatttcaaaatcctctATCGGTCGAGTGTCAGTGGCATAAACGCAGATGCCTGAGGCCGCTGGTGTAGGAACCCCCCAATGCTGGAGGCCTTGGGCGTTTTTAgctttttcaacatattttaatgcatgATTTTTCCTCttggcactgctcaggggcctATGGGTAGCCAGTGAGCGCACATAGCCATAGCTGTTACTGTTGGATATAAATTGTGCAAAATGTGAATGTAAAGTTGTTTAAAGATCATGACATGCACCCATACACTGGATCTGTATCAGTGTTATAAATCACTTAGTTGCTGTATAAATGtgaattttcataaatattttcaCAGGGGAATACCAACAGAAAACTCAGTGGCATAGGATAGTTATATTCAGACCGTGGCTCAaagatacagtatatacatacgCCAAAAAAGGGTAAatatactaaaaaataatatttagttaaCTGAGGTTTTGATTATTAAATTCTTACCTGAAAGTTTCAGCTTCTTCTTATTTCTTGACCTTTGAAGTAATTCAACAACTTCAAAGAAGATTGAACATGAATTTCTAATCATAATTTTTGGgttattatacaatataataatgattacattttttttatgaatttagcTCCAGAATTTATTTAGAAGGAAAAATAGAGTATGGTCAGTATACGGACGATGATGGCAACACCAATTTCACAACATCAGTAGTAGCAGGTTTGTATAATCATTGTTACCCATTCAGGCTTGTTACTTACCTGGATAAGTTGGTTTCTAGCCACCAAAGCTTGCAAAAATGGTGCCCATGAAACCAACTTACAGTATTCAAGTATTGTACATGTTCAATCTTGATATGGCTCTTGCGTGCTAATAGtcacatatatttttattttttagatgatGTAATATTTTTGGACCATCGTTCAGGTGATAACTACTAAAAGGTACCTTTactatttacaaaaaatgttttaataatgtaaagTTGCCTTAAAGTCTACCATTTTTATGATTTCATCTTTATCAAGTATAGGTATGACACACCATGTGTGCCACAATGCTTTTCTTTTAAGAATATTAAGCTGAAATCCCGTCTTAAATCTACACCAAATTATAcctaataatattgtaaagtaTGTTGGATGACAAAAAATcatgttttgatattttattgcaCATAAGCATGTtatcaaaatacaaaatataacaaaaattaatattgacaTTGTAAATATTTAGAATTGCACAAAAACAAACTTCATATTTATATTCTCTATCTCATATTTtctatatattatgtatacattaaaaaactaaaattgtGTAACTGTTATCAATTTGTattgcaacaaaaatattaaattaggcTTTTTAAACAGTTTATAAGCATACATTTTCTGTGTATGACTTTGTATTTAAGttttaatttgcataaaatgcGTTTCATAGCTTTTACATGGTTAGCTTATTATCATATACTTAATGaaacaaattacagtatattttttaaaataataatcaaatattttacaaaaatattactatttacaATCTTAAAGTGTCTTTGATCCAATGAAAAAAATCACTTTCTTTTTACATTtgaaatttttaatataaagcgtatcaaaaatgtttttaatttgcaATGTACAAATCATAGAATTGACTTGATGCACAGTTTAACATCCCTCCCGTTGCTTTCTGTATTGcttttaagtattttaaaattgttagatgtttttccttttaaatttaattactcattttctatttttgttagGTTGGACATATTGGTTAGAATAAATTATTCACACTCCAAAAATATCTTTGAACTGCATTTAGAAGATGCCAGCTTGCTTTTTGATATCACATATGATGTATGTGGTTAGATCAGGGACAACAACACTTTATTATTGTTtcagataaattattttaaccataacaataatataaaatatatcgTTTTCCAGGAATGATATATAAAGTATAAACAATCATGTcatttaataacaatacaattatgttttttaatgtaaaactATAATTAGGCATTTGCCACAGTGCTAAGactaatacccttttcacatcggCAAAActtgtaacaagttgtaacaatttacacagatgtgaaaagggtctTATTATTGGAATACAGTGGGTATTTACTAGCTCCTGTAAATACAGAGATGGTTAATTCGGTCACTATAGACCTCATTTGGTAAATGACATTTGTTATACTTTGTGTTCTAGACTGCCATTCGACGACACTGTTTTTGCTGTTAGTCTTCTTTCTTCTAGTATGTCCAGTAGGCATTTGtgaataaagatatattgttgCTGAGAAAAGAGAAAACGCATTCATTTtgtaaattatacaaatattttgccGTACAGTAGTTTTCTTGATATTGTGTGTTGCATGcatgttttaataaaaattatataagtATTAATTTTGTCGTACAGaatttttgttcatgttttgcTTTCTAGTGAAGCCCAAGAaccattatttttgttttcaacttCGCAAATTGGAATTTAGTTTAACGATTcgataatatattttttaaagtagGACGAACCAATTCAGAATTTAAATATAGTGGAGCCAGTGTACAGTAGGCCTTGTTCCACAATACACTATATAACACGTTCGATGTCTAAATATAGTAGgcagtactgtatttattccTACCTCTGTCTGTACCATAAAAGAACGATGAAAACGCATCTCACAGACAATTCCCATGATGTCAACATGATCATGTTCCTCAATATGTTGGAGTAATCGATCTAGGCAGATAAATGTACCCGTACGACCTACACCAgcactatataataataaagcacaatatacaaaatgtaatactttattacttGTGGTAGGCCTTATAGGCCTACTGCCAAATCGGATAAATTCTGCATACATGATTAGAAACAGTTGTCATTCTTATGGCGTTTACCCAAGTGATGCTTTttagtagtttgacaaaagtgtgatgtgcccaaatatggtagtgatatgcaatGTGGTAGTGTTATTgtatgtcatcatgtccatatatgagcacatcacatttttgtcacataaagtttgatagtgtaaacagactCTTGTTGCGGGGCGTTTGCCTCGtctgaaattttcaattttcaccacCCACCCCAATTCCTCAGCACAGATCGTCATATttcctattattaattatatttaaagcatctttgcttCGTCTGttttaacctctcgctacggTCTTGCCTAGTGAtatttagtaataaaaaaaacacatttattctgTAGAGGTGGTTAAACTCACTACAAATTACGAAGAAAATATAATTTGGCGCATTGATGGaactttataaattattattatttgaatggCTTTCATCTATTATACCTACCTGCAATGAACAAGTGTCGGTGTATTGTCGTCTGGAATGTGTAGCCGCACCATCTGAATGAACCTAATTAACGGAGAACCTGTTGCTGGCACACCATGATCGGGCCAGTCTAAGAAATGGAAATGTTTTATCTTCCGAGTTTTAGCACCCTGTGTATGGAATAAAAATGAGCATTGAATTATAAAGTAGTTTTATTTGACTCTTACTTACAAGGTAGGCATATTGTTTCAGCCAGATTTAGGTACATAAGAG from Antedon mediterranea chromosome 2, ecAntMedi1.1, whole genome shotgun sequence includes:
- the LOC140040647 gene encoding CUE domain-containing protein 2-A-like isoform X1, which encodes MASENFNIEDKLVIFAKKHFIYNSLSSVDEIVLDYVSSILEDIGSEDDFAVDDFIEMMDAYITGFKNIEREEVCKWIFHVAEQFKSKDQEEVNTPQISSETPELFILPSCDATDDRKNSKLNDTEIVSEEVDEKHSSIEENMRLLLEMFPASCQLEVKHCLSMAEGEVEKAAQLMLLRQDTGESEKLKQQMTTSTRYKTHSENYETKLKENILQKYSYVDTDDDKIDHRPLVQKEDEKKRVRYIGNQVVSTRGERYVDMRPRESEEMKKTYINLKPARQYRFH
- the LOC140040647 gene encoding CUE domain-containing protein 2-like isoform X2, yielding MASENFNIEDKLVIFAKKHFIYNSLSSVDEIVLDYVSSILEDIGSEDDFAVDDFIEMMDAYITGFKNIEREEVCKWIFHVAEQFKSKDQEEVNTPQISSETPELFILPSCDATDDRKNSKLNDTEIVSEEVDEKHSSIEENMRLLLEMFPASCQLEVKHCLSMAEGEVEKAAQLMLLRQDTGESEKLKQQMTTSTRYKTHSENYETKLKENILQKYSYVDTDDDKIDHRPLVQKEVCIMSKGLSTLSN
- the LOC140040650 gene encoding single-stranded DNA-binding protein, mitochondrial-like isoform X2 — protein: MLRRSLIWVVAQRWMSSEPTRVEKSVNKVVLIGRIGREPEMRGSQENPCTAFPLATSENFKDKTGEYQQKTQWHRIVIFRPWLKDTVYTYAKKGSRIYLEGKIEYGQYTDDDGNTNFTTSVVADDVIFLDHRSGDNY
- the LOC140040650 gene encoding single-stranded DNA-binding protein, mitochondrial-like isoform X1; this encodes MLRRSLIWVVAQRWMSSEPTRVEKSVNKVVLIGRIGREPEMRGSQENPCTAFPLATSENFKDKTGEYQQKTQWHRIVIFRPWLKDTVYTYAKKGSRIYLEGKIEYGQYTDDDGNTNFTTSVVADDVIFLDHRSGWTYWLE
- the LOC140040650 gene encoding single-stranded DNA-binding protein, mitochondrial-like isoform X3; its protein translation is MSSEPTRVEKSVNKVVLIGRIGREPEMRGSQENPCTAFPLATSENFKDKTGEYQQKTQWHRIVIFRPWLKDTVYTYAKKGSRIYLEGKIEYGQYTDDDGNTNFTTSVVADDVIFLDHRSGWTYWLE